From Caminibacter mediatlanticus TB-2, the proteins below share one genomic window:
- a CDS encoding ribosome maturation factor RimP → MTREELKNVIKNIVEDNGCELYDIEETTEGEHKYFRVYITKPGGVNLNDCTAINNLISPIFDVEDPVDGKYFLEVSSPGVERKLTKSEHFEKSIGENVKVTLNDGTKIKGQLKSFVDNIAEIGKEKVNFEDIKKAKTYVDWNTYKFD, encoded by the coding sequence ATGACAAGAGAAGAATTAAAAAATGTAATTAAAAACATAGTTGAAGATAATGGATGTGAGTTGTATGATATAGAAGAAACAACTGAGGGAGAGCATAAATATTTTAGAGTTTATATTACTAAACCAGGAGGAGTTAATTTAAATGATTGTACAGCAATTAATAATTTGATTTCTCCAATTTTTGATGTTGAAGACCCAGTTGATGGTAAATATTTTTTAGAGGTAAGTTCTCCTGGGGTTGAGAGAAAGCTTACAAAGTCTGAGCATTTTGAAAAAAGTATTGGTGAGAATGTAAAAGTTACTTTAAATGATGGCACAAAAATAAAAGGTCAACTTAAAAGTTTTGTTGATAACATAGCAGAGATTGGAAAAGAGAAAGTAAATTTTGAAGATATTAAAAAAGCAAAAACATATGTAGATTGGAATACATATAAATTCGATTGA
- a CDS encoding HAD-IIB family hydrolase — MIFVSDLDKTLLRSDLSISDFTKKIWNEFKYPLTIATARSFKGATTLLKGLKLNLPLILLDGAMISTPDGEIVKINSINKDLADEIINSVYKNFKDYPLIVGFNEVRDEKFLYPKKLNIYQKELLQNYKNDNRVLNIENLRGLNYNLKMVYLGEYELISQIENFVKSNFNVETKMTKDPYINCYFLTILHPLSDKANALKELEELLEIDKKEVFVFGDSINDIGMFEYADVSIAVKNALDEIKKRADIILPHTNDEDAVAKYLKEIK, encoded by the coding sequence ATGATTTTTGTTAGTGATTTAGATAAAACTTTATTAAGAAGTGATTTAAGTATTAGTGATTTTACAAAAAAGATATGGAATGAATTTAAATATCCTTTAACTATTGCAACAGCAAGAAGTTTTAAAGGTGCTACTACTTTATTAAAAGGATTAAAACTTAATTTACCTTTAATTTTATTAGATGGGGCTATGATATCAACTCCTGATGGAGAGATAGTTAAAATTAATTCTATTAATAAAGATTTAGCAGATGAAATAATAAATAGTGTATATAAAAATTTTAAAGACTATCCTTTAATTGTTGGATTTAATGAAGTTAGAGATGAGAAATTTTTATATCCTAAAAAACTTAATATTTACCAAAAAGAGCTATTGCAAAATTATAAAAATGATAACAGAGTACTAAATATTGAAAATTTAAGAGGCTTAAATTACAATCTTAAAATGGTCTATTTAGGAGAGTATGAATTAATCTCTCAAATTGAAAATTTTGTAAAAAGTAATTTTAATGTTGAGACTAAAATGACAAAAGACCCATATATTAATTGTTATTTTTTAACTATTTTACATCCACTTAGTGATAAAGCAAATGCCCTAAAAGAATTAGAAGAACTACTTGAAATAGATAAAAAAGAAGTTTTTGTTTTTGGAGATAGTATAAATGATATAGGAATGTTTGAATATGCAGATGTTTCAATTGCGGTTAAGAATGCATTAGATGAAATAAAAAAAAGAGCAGATATAATTTTGCCTCATACTAATGATGAGGATGCAGTAGCAAAATATTTAAAGGAGATAAAATGA
- the rbfA gene encoding 30S ribosome-binding factor RbfA, with product MGKSIKVQRKESLLKEIIPEVLSQMGDGRIRGLSVVDVVCSRDGSDAKVYLEKSYLNENEQKQALKKLKQARGYIQTQTLKSTGWYKVPNLSFTFDDLLEKENKMEELFEKIKKK from the coding sequence ATGGGTAAAAGTATAAAGGTCCAAAGAAAAGAATCTTTACTTAAAGAAATAATCCCAGAAGTTTTATCACAAATGGGAGATGGAAGAATTAGAGGGCTTAGTGTTGTTGATGTGGTTTGTAGTAGAGATGGAAGCGATGCAAAAGTTTATCTTGAAAAAAGCTATTTAAACGAAAACGAACAAAAACAAGCCCTAAAAAAATTAAAACAAGCAAGAGGTTATATTCAAACTCAAACATTAAAATCAACTGGTTGGTATAAAGTACCAAATCTTTCATTTACTTTTGATGATTTATTAGAAAAAGAAAATAAAATGGAAGAGTTGTTTGAAAAGATTAAGAAAAAATGA
- the infB gene encoding translation initiation factor IF-2 — MKIKVSEVAKELGLKSKEVVEIAKELGIKATIRSSIDPMEAMKIQEYLNAKNNPQKEEKKEKVVEEKKEIKEEKPRRRRRSFDDLVKKTQKGIQIVQRAKVEKKEPPKEEVKVKEEEIKPAIKEEKKIEEKEIKKAPPKKVKKPVLKKQVEEKELKIDVDLAEMDVIEENQVELLDMYFNDISLKDDEALEEKAKTKTKIENQKVSKKQQVKKRKPTEGGITKQAIKKKKKKKKKEAEAEIIKIPKEVRVHEFADLVKKPLEEVIEALRELGEERDKNDFLGEEYIETLAEEFGVDVEIYDPLAEFDYVKKYEEKCPESEYNTPRPPIVTIMGHVDHGKTSLLDKIRNTRVAAKEAGGITQHIGAYMVEKDGQKITFIDTPGHEAFTEMRARGAQVTDIAIIVVAADDGVMPQTREAIAHAQAANVPFIIAVNKIDKPDANPDLVKSQLAEMGITPIEWGGEYEFVNVSAKTGEGIDDLLETILLQAEMMELKANPKCHAKAVVIESKLEKGKGPVATVIVKNGTLKKQDSFVCGKTFGRVRLIIDDLGKQKKEVLPGEPAEITGFDEVPIAGDVLVVVESDKIAKETAEKWKEYLEAKEKSKTTKATLEDLQKMILEGNLKKLPVIVKADTQGSVEAIKGSLAKLKNEEVKVDVIHSDVGAITENDVILAKATEPHAIILGFNVRPTSGAKNKAKQEGIEIRTYSIIYDLIDDVKELLSGLMTPKIKEEITATVEVREVFNVPKVGTVAGCYVQDGVVHRGDYVRVIRDGVVIYDSKLASLKRFKDDVKEVGKGFECGIMVEGYNDVKVGDILETYQKIEEKAKFE, encoded by the coding sequence TTGAAGATAAAAGTTTCAGAAGTAGCAAAAGAACTTGGGTTAAAATCAAAAGAAGTAGTGGAAATAGCAAAAGAACTTGGTATTAAAGCAACCATAAGAAGTAGTATTGACCCAATGGAAGCTATGAAAATACAAGAGTATTTAAATGCAAAAAATAATCCTCAAAAAGAAGAAAAAAAAGAAAAAGTAGTTGAAGAAAAAAAAGAAATAAAAGAAGAGAAACCTCGCAGAAGAAGAAGGTCTTTTGATGATTTAGTTAAAAAGACACAAAAAGGTATACAAATTGTTCAAAGAGCAAAAGTAGAAAAAAAAGAACCTCCAAAAGAAGAAGTTAAAGTTAAAGAAGAGGAAATTAAACCAGCAATTAAAGAAGAGAAAAAAATAGAAGAAAAAGAAATCAAAAAAGCTCCTCCTAAAAAAGTTAAAAAACCTGTGCTTAAAAAACAAGTTGAAGAAAAAGAGCTTAAAATTGATGTTGATTTAGCAGAGATGGATGTTATTGAAGAGAATCAAGTAGAGCTTTTAGATATGTATTTTAATGATATATCTTTAAAAGATGATGAAGCATTAGAAGAAAAAGCAAAAACAAAAACTAAAATTGAAAATCAAAAAGTTTCAAAAAAACAACAAGTTAAAAAAAGAAAACCAACTGAGGGCGGTATAACAAAACAAGCTATTAAGAAGAAAAAAAAGAAAAAGAAAAAAGAAGCTGAAGCTGAAATTATTAAAATTCCAAAAGAAGTTAGAGTTCATGAGTTTGCAGATTTAGTTAAAAAACCTCTTGAAGAAGTAATTGAAGCTTTAAGAGAGCTTGGTGAAGAGAGAGATAAAAATGATTTCTTAGGAGAAGAGTATATTGAAACATTAGCTGAGGAATTTGGAGTTGATGTTGAGATTTATGATCCATTAGCTGAATTTGATTATGTTAAAAAGTATGAGGAAAAATGTCCTGAGAGTGAATATAATACTCCAAGACCTCCAATTGTAACTATAATGGGACATGTTGACCATGGAAAAACAAGTCTTCTTGATAAAATTAGAAATACTCGTGTAGCAGCAAAAGAAGCAGGTGGAATTACTCAACATATTGGTGCTTATATGGTTGAAAAAGATGGACAAAAAATTACTTTTATTGATACACCAGGGCATGAAGCATTTACAGAAATGAGAGCAAGAGGGGCACAAGTTACTGATATTGCTATTATTGTAGTTGCTGCGGATGATGGGGTAATGCCTCAAACTCGTGAAGCAATAGCTCACGCACAAGCGGCAAATGTGCCATTTATTATCGCAGTAAATAAAATTGATAAACCTGATGCAAATCCAGATTTAGTAAAGTCACAACTTGCTGAGATGGGTATTACTCCAATAGAGTGGGGCGGAGAGTATGAATTTGTAAATGTATCAGCAAAAACTGGTGAAGGTATAGATGATTTGCTTGAAACTATTTTACTTCAAGCTGAAATGATGGAATTAAAAGCAAATCCAAAATGTCATGCAAAAGCAGTTGTTATTGAATCAAAACTTGAAAAAGGAAAAGGTCCGGTTGCAACAGTTATTGTTAAAAATGGTACTCTAAAAAAACAAGATAGTTTTGTATGTGGAAAAACATTTGGAAGAGTAAGACTTATTATTGATGACCTTGGAAAACAAAAAAAAGAAGTCCTTCCAGGAGAACCTGCTGAAATTACAGGTTTTGATGAAGTGCCAATTGCAGGAGATGTTTTAGTTGTAGTTGAGAGTGATAAAATTGCAAAAGAGACTGCTGAGAAATGGAAAGAGTATCTTGAAGCAAAAGAGAAATCAAAAACAACAAAAGCAACTCTTGAAGATTTACAAAAAATGATTTTAGAAGGTAATCTTAAAAAACTTCCTGTTATCGTTAAAGCTGATACACAAGGAAGTGTTGAAGCTATTAAAGGTAGTCTTGCTAAACTTAAAAATGAAGAAGTTAAAGTTGATGTAATTCATAGTGATGTTGGAGCAATTACTGAAAATGATGTAATTTTAGCAAAAGCAACAGAGCCACACGCAATTATTTTAGGATTTAATGTTCGTCCTACAAGTGGGGCTAAAAATAAAGCAAAACAAGAGGGAATTGAAATTAGAACATACTCAATTATTTATGATTTAATTGATGATGTAAAAGAGTTATTATCTGGACTTATGACTCCAAAAATTAAAGAAGAAATCACTGCAACAGTTGAAGTTAGAGAAGTATTTAATGTACCAAAAGTTGGTACTGTTGCTGGATGTTATGTTCAAGATGGAGTTGTGCATAGAGGAGATTATGTAAGAGTTATAAGAGATGGAGTTGTTATTTATGATTCTAAATTAGCAAGTCTAAAAAGATTTAAAGATGATGTAAAAGAAGTTGGTAAAGGTTTTGAGTGTGGTATTATGGTTGAGGGGTATAATGATGTTAAAGTTGGAGATATACTTGAAACTTACCAAAAAATAGAAGAAAAAGCTAAATTCGAATAA
- a CDS encoding DUF448 domain-containing protein — MENEMKSIRMCIVCKKRDYQKNLLRFQCKNGKIIKFSGVGRSFYICKECINSKKLIKLLANKCNKDKENIKEQIKQISFSILH, encoded by the coding sequence ATGGAAAATGAAATGAAATCTATTAGAATGTGCATTGTTTGTAAAAAAAGGGATTATCAAAAAAATCTTTTAAGATTTCAATGTAAAAATGGTAAAATTATAAAATTTTCTGGTGTTGGAAGAAGTTTTTATATTTGCAAAGAGTGTATTAATTCTAAAAAGTTGATTAAATTATTAGCAAATAAATGTAATAAAGACAAAGAGAATATAAAAGAGCAGATAAAACAAATTTCATTTTCCATTTTACATTAA
- the thrB gene encoding homoserine kinase, with the protein MVITVPATSANLGPGFDTLGLALNLRNEIEIEKAEYTTIDIYGENAEYLKSLKRNYFVDIFNDIYKNLTGKTDSFSFKFNNKIPLSRGLGSSSAVIVAAITAAYEMAQVPYKKDKIINLALQYEPHPDNITPATLGGFCVAKLKKNRVYFLKKFIPTNLRAIIVIPKKTVSTAKSRSTLKTHYPLKDVVTNVSSTAMITAAFFSEKFDILRNVVEDKIHQENRMKIMPELFRVREIALREGALMSTLSGSGSTFFNLAYKDDAYSIYSSLKDNFKDFDVKILYFDNIGVKVYN; encoded by the coding sequence ATGGTTATAACAGTCCCAGCAACAAGTGCAAATTTAGGTCCTGGATTTGATACATTAGGACTTGCTTTAAATTTAAGAAATGAAATTGAAATAGAGAAGGCTGAATATACTACAATAGATATATATGGAGAAAATGCAGAGTATTTAAAAAGTTTAAAGAGAAATTATTTTGTAGATATTTTTAATGATATTTATAAAAACTTAACTGGAAAAACAGATAGTTTTAGCTTTAAATTTAATAATAAAATTCCCCTCTCTCGTGGACTTGGAAGTAGCTCAGCTGTTATTGTGGCTGCAATTACAGCAGCATATGAGATGGCACAAGTTCCATATAAAAAGGATAAAATAATTAATTTAGCACTGCAATATGAACCACATCCTGATAATATAACTCCTGCTACACTTGGAGGTTTTTGTGTAGCAAAACTTAAAAAAAATAGGGTTTATTTTTTAAAAAAGTTTATTCCAACAAATTTAAGAGCAATTATTGTTATTCCTAAAAAGACAGTTTCAACTGCAAAAAGTAGAAGTACTCTAAAAACTCATTATCCTCTAAAAGATGTAGTAACTAATGTCTCTTCTACTGCAATGATAACTGCTGCATTTTTTAGTGAAAAATTTGATATTTTAAGAAATGTAGTTGAGGATAAAATACATCAAGAAAATAGAATGAAAATTATGCCAGAGTTATTTAGAGTTAGAGAAATTGCTCTAAGAGAGGGAGCTTTAATGTCAACTTTAAGTGGAAGTGGGTCTACATTTTTTAATCTTGCATATAAAGATGATGCTTATAGTATTTATTCATCACTAAAAGATAATTTTAAAGATTTTGATGTAAAAATTTTATATTTTGATAATATAGGAGTAAAAGTATATAATTAG
- the lpxC gene encoding UDP-3-O-acyl-N-acetylglucosamine deacetylase has product MKQRTIKKPVEVVGIGLHKGVPVRLRLEPLGEDSGIVFYRSDKGVSIPLKPENVIDTKMATVIGKDGVLVSTIEHLMSAVYSFGIDNLRIVLDNDEVPIMDGSAISFVMMIKEAGIEELSKNKKFIKITKEVSIEKDGKFAKLSPSKKIIFDFEINFDHPVIGREKYIFNFNTQNYIEEISKARTFGFLKEVQYLRSIGLALGGSLENAIVLDDKGILNDSLRFPDEFVRHKILDAIGDMSLLGANFIGKYEAFASGHHLNHLLTLELVKQNAFEVVEFSKDEELSIVKAFG; this is encoded by the coding sequence ATGAAACAAAGAACTATTAAAAAACCTGTTGAGGTAGTTGGAATAGGACTTCATAAAGGAGTGCCTGTAAGACTTAGACTTGAACCATTAGGAGAAGATAGCGGGATAGTTTTTTATAGAAGTGATAAAGGAGTTAGTATACCTTTAAAACCAGAAAATGTGATTGATACAAAAATGGCTACTGTTATAGGTAAAGATGGTGTTTTAGTATCTACAATAGAACATTTAATGAGTGCTGTTTACTCTTTTGGTATTGATAATTTAAGAATTGTATTAGATAATGATGAAGTTCCTATAATGGATGGAAGTGCAATAAGCTTTGTTATGATGATTAAAGAAGCAGGAATTGAAGAGTTAAGTAAAAATAAAAAATTTATAAAAATAACAAAAGAGGTAAGTATTGAAAAAGATGGGAAATTTGCAAAATTGTCTCCTTCTAAAAAAATTATATTTGATTTTGAAATAAATTTTGACCATCCAGTAATTGGAAGAGAAAAATATATTTTTAATTTTAATACACAAAACTATATTGAAGAGATAAGTAAAGCAAGAACTTTTGGATTTTTAAAAGAGGTTCAATATTTAAGGAGTATTGGACTTGCACTTGGTGGTAGTTTAGAAAATGCTATTGTTTTAGATGATAAAGGTATTTTAAATGATTCACTTAGATTTCCAGATGAATTTGTAAGACATAAAATACTGGATGCAATTGGGGATATGAGTTTACTTGGGGCTAATTTTATAGGAAAATATGAAGCATTTGCAAGTGGACATCATCTAAATCATTTATTAACATTAGAGCTTGTAAAACAAAATGCTTTTGAGGTAGTAGAATTTAGTAAAGATGAGGAGTTAAGTATTGTCAAAGCCTTTGGTTGA
- a CDS encoding septum formation inhibitor yields the protein MKQKTLRVFEVEDYENLKNVIKTKYPLIKNHYFLLKEKNEKIENLLKRNHLNYFIINGEINSISKSNEIKVIHKEKVIEKPSKIKIYDKIIRSGEEIEGTGHFVFLERINAGAKINIEGNIEILEENEGLIICNGDYLLVKKNIKGTIIFNNEEVGKVEKLTVFIRDKKKVLE from the coding sequence TTGAAACAAAAAACATTAAGAGTTTTTGAAGTTGAAGATTATGAAAATTTAAAAAATGTAATAAAAACTAAATATCCTTTAATTAAAAATCATTACTTTTTATTAAAAGAGAAAAATGAAAAAATCGAAAATTTATTAAAAAGAAATCACTTGAATTATTTTATAATTAATGGAGAAATAAATAGTATAAGTAAAAGTAATGAAATAAAAGTTATACATAAAGAAAAAGTTATTGAAAAACCATCTAAAATTAAAATATATGATAAAATTATAAGAAGTGGAGAAGAAATAGAAGGGACTGGGCATTTTGTTTTTTTAGAAAGAATAAATGCGGGGGCAAAGATAAATATAGAAGGCAATATTGAAATTTTAGAAGAAAATGAGGGACTTATTATTTGTAATGGCGATTATCTTTTAGTTAAAAAAAATATAAAAGGGACGATAATTTTTAATAATGAAGAGGTAGGAAAAGTAGAAAAATTAACAGTTTTTATAAGAGATAAAAAAAAGGTATTAGAATGA
- a CDS encoding M23 family metallopeptidase, whose product MKKLWILILILIVGAIGFVYFSPMFERVPPKIIVYSDGYTNLKNPIKIEIKDNYGIKSYKIVLIAGNVVEVLQNVEEPNMGKDVIVNLKLPKNINSNEIKLIITAKDTSKWHFLAGNETKKEVILKVDKTAPDAQVVNNSYAIGRGGSAVAIVKVSDKNLKDAYILVNNKYKFKLTPFKKEGYYISLIAWPYNEKEFSAELIAEDLAGNKVSTHIPYFWKTKGIYKFKNKKINITDKFIEQVGKRVLQKMNIDIPNNPVEIFKEVNEKVRKMNELEIQKLTSNTDENIISGFNIRRFRPLPGSAKMADFGDIRHYIYHNKEISRAIHKGVDLAKIKRAKIYSSNGGIVIANKYIGIYGNALIIYHGLGLYTLYGHTSEFLVKKGDKVYKGEVIARTGATGAVFGDHLHFGVYIQGIPVQPIEWMDSHWIKTNILNVIKEAKKAID is encoded by the coding sequence ATGAAAAAATTATGGATATTAATATTAATTTTAATAGTTGGTGCTATTGGATTTGTTTATTTTTCTCCAATGTTTGAGAGAGTTCCACCCAAAATTATTGTTTATAGTGATGGATATACAAATCTAAAAAATCCTATAAAAATAGAGATAAAAGATAACTATGGAATAAAAAGTTATAAAATTGTATTAATAGCGGGAAATGTTGTAGAGGTTTTACAAAATGTTGAAGAACCAAATATGGGTAAAGATGTAATTGTTAATTTAAAACTTCCTAAAAATATAAATTCAAACGAAATAAAATTAATAATAACTGCAAAAGATACATCTAAATGGCATTTTTTAGCTGGGAATGAAACAAAAAAAGAAGTAATATTAAAAGTAGATAAAACAGCACCTGATGCACAAGTAGTTAATAACTCCTATGCAATAGGAAGAGGTGGTAGTGCAGTTGCTATTGTAAAAGTTAGTGATAAGAATTTAAAAGATGCATATATATTAGTTAATAATAAATATAAATTTAAATTAACTCCATTTAAAAAAGAAGGTTATTATATCTCTTTAATAGCTTGGCCATATAATGAAAAAGAGTTTAGTGCAGAGCTTATAGCAGAAGACTTAGCTGGTAATAAAGTGTCAACTCATATTCCATATTTTTGGAAAACAAAAGGAATATATAAATTTAAGAATAAAAAAATAAATATAACAGATAAATTTATTGAACAAGTAGGAAAAAGAGTTTTGCAAAAAATGAATATAGACATTCCAAATAATCCTGTTGAAATATTCAAAGAAGTAAATGAAAAAGTAAGAAAAATGAATGAACTTGAAATTCAAAAACTTACTTCAAATACTGATGAAAATATAATTAGTGGATTTAATATAAGAAGATTCAGACCACTTCCAGGTAGTGCAAAAATGGCTGACTTTGGAGATATTAGGCACTATATTTATCATAATAAAGAGATTTCAAGAGCTATTCATAAAGGAGTTGATTTAGCAAAAATTAAAAGAGCAAAAATATATTCAAGTAATGGAGGAATTGTAATTGCAAATAAATATATTGGAATTTATGGTAATGCTTTAATTATTTATCATGGTCTTGGTCTTTATACTCTATATGGACATACAAGTGAATTTTTAGTTAAAAAAGGTGATAAGGTTTATAAAGGAGAGGTTATTGCAAGAACGGGTGCAACAGGTGCTGTATTTGGAGACCATTTACACTTTGGAGTTTATATACAAGGAATACCAGTCCAACCAATTGAATGGATGGATTCTCACTGGATAAAAACTAATATATTAAATGTGATAAAAGAGGCAAAAAAGGCGATAGATTGA
- a CDS encoding DHH family phosphoesterase, with the protein MNSLFKKAYEKIKDSKNIVLISHINPDGDALGSSLSLYPILKNMGKKVTIFNVTQSLPQYLDFLPNFNKVTNKLPKNYDLMISFDCGSFDRLGIEEKPPFLINFDHHISNTNYGDINIIDPKAASTSQVVYNFCKVNNISIDKDSATCMYTALVTDTGSFQYESVNEKVFLMAADLVSIGVKPDFVAKMLFQRDRLSRLRLLAKAYDTIEMCCDGEAAFVEVSKEMMEITGAIKEDTDTIVNSVRNIASVEVACMLREDDEGIKISLRSKNFADVSKIAQKYGGGGHIRAAGATIKGEYDFDKVKNMIKDDINEVLKEKE; encoded by the coding sequence ATGAATAGTTTATTTAAAAAAGCGTATGAAAAAATAAAAGATTCAAAAAATATAGTGTTAATATCTCATATAAACCCTGATGGAGATGCATTAGGGAGTTCCCTAAGCCTATATCCAATTTTAAAAAATATGGGTAAAAAAGTTACTATTTTTAATGTTACACAGTCATTGCCCCAATATTTAGATTTTTTGCCAAATTTTAACAAAGTTACAAATAAATTGCCTAAAAATTATGATTTAATGATTAGTTTTGATTGTGGAAGTTTTGATAGACTTGGTATTGAAGAAAAGCCTCCTTTTTTAATAAATTTTGACCATCATATATCAAATACAAATTATGGAGATATAAATATCATTGACCCAAAAGCAGCTTCAACTTCACAAGTTGTTTATAATTTTTGTAAAGTTAATAATATCTCAATAGATAAAGATAGTGCTACTTGTATGTATACTGCATTAGTTACTGATACAGGAAGTTTTCAATATGAAAGTGTAAATGAAAAAGTGTTTTTAATGGCGGCTGATTTAGTAAGTATTGGTGTTAAGCCAGATTTTGTAGCTAAAATGTTATTTCAAAGAGATAGGCTGTCTCGTTTGAGATTGCTTGCAAAAGCATATGATACTATCGAAATGTGCTGTGATGGAGAAGCAGCTTTTGTAGAAGTAAGTAAAGAGATGATGGAAATTACAGGTGCTATAAAAGAAGATACTGATACAATTGTTAATAGTGTAAGAAATATTGCAAGTGTAGAAGTTGCTTGTATGTTAAGAGAAGATGATGAGGGAATTAAAATTTCTCTTAGAAGTAAAAATTTTGCAGATGTAAGTAAAATTGCACAAAAGTATGGCGGAGGTGGACATATAAGAGCTGCTGGGGCTACAATAAAAGGTGAATATGACTTTGATAAAGTTAAAAATATGATAAAAGATGATATAAATGAAGTATTAAAGGAAAAAGAATGA
- the flhB gene encoding flagellar biosynthesis protein FlhB: MADDLEKTEEPTPKKLEEAKKEGNIAKSMEVSGFVVLLVGSIIILFYLKYVTFYLEEYFRYFYSYIGVELTKNIFFNLIIKSTYYFFILIAPIFIALILAGIIGNVMQFGFLFTIKPILPKLEKINPIKGLKRLFSVKTLVEGLKTTLKTFIAFLVGFTLFYNFLQEIPRLELMNFFEQLKWFEDKAVILIFSLLGVFFIFAIIDFTYQKYTYKKSLRMSKQEIKDEYKQTEGNPEVKAKIRQLQREMAKKRMMAEVPKADVVITNPTHYAVAIRYDKTKDEAPRVVAKGVDNLAIKIKEIAREAGVMIVENPPLARELYKSVEVGEIIPQKLFKAVAEVLAYIYRAKRMI; this comes from the coding sequence ATGGCTGATGATTTAGAAAAAACGGAAGAGCCCACCCCCAAAAAACTTGAAGAGGCCAAAAAAGAAGGTAATATTGCTAAATCAATGGAGGTTAGCGGGTTTGTTGTTTTGTTAGTTGGTAGTATTATAATACTCTTTTATTTAAAATATGTAACATTTTATTTAGAAGAGTATTTTAGATATTTTTATTCATATATAGGAGTAGAACTTACAAAGAATATTTTTTTTAATTTAATAATTAAAAGTACTTATTATTTTTTTATACTTATTGCTCCAATTTTTATTGCTCTAATTCTTGCAGGAATTATTGGTAATGTGATGCAATTTGGATTTTTGTTTACAATTAAACCTATTTTGCCAAAATTAGAAAAAATTAATCCAATAAAAGGGTTAAAAAGATTATTTAGTGTTAAAACTCTTGTTGAGGGTTTAAAAACTACACTTAAAACTTTTATTGCTTTTTTAGTTGGATTTACTCTTTTTTATAATTTTTTACAAGAAATACCAAGACTTGAACTGATGAATTTTTTTGAGCAATTAAAATGGTTTGAAGATAAGGCAGTTATTTTGATTTTTTCTTTGTTGGGAGTTTTTTTTATTTTTGCAATAATTGATTTTACTTATCAAAAATATACATATAAAAAATCTCTTAGAATGAGTAAACAAGAAATAAAAGATGAATATAAACAAACAGAAGGAAATCCAGAAGTTAAAGCAAAAATTAGACAGCTTCAAAGAGAAATGGCTAAAAAAAGAATGATGGCAGAGGTACCAAAAGCTGATGTTGTAATTACAAATCCAACTCATTATGCAGTAGCAATAAGATATGATAAAACAAAAGATGAAGCACCAAGAGTTGTTGCAAAAGGAGTTGATAATTTAGCTATTAAAATAAAAGAAATTGCAAGAGAGGCAGGAGTTATGATTGTTGAAAATCCACCTCTTGCAAGGGAACTTTATAAAAGTGTAGAAGTTGGAGAAATTATTCCTCAAAAGCTATTTAAAGCTGTTGCAGAAGTTTTAGCTTATATATATAGAGCAAAAAGAATGATATAA
- a CDS encoding uracil-DNA glycosylase family protein, whose product MKWKDKLKDFYKKRKEYIKKYLNENIDFTDVFDPFLDNKTDNPIMIIGEAPGENEVKQKSPFVGKAGENLNYLISLSGLNRKKHFLITNAFPFRTINENKNRTPKISELKIASKLLEGEINIVKPSLILLLGNSSIKAFSYLVPEVKNLKKCGFYDVDTEKFGKIKIGICYHPSPLAFNRKEIRESLEKFFKSLYQLTMENGQKKIMK is encoded by the coding sequence ATGAAGTGGAAAGATAAATTAAAAGATTTTTATAAAAAAAGAAAAGAGTATATTAAAAAATATTTGAATGAAAATATTGATTTTACAGATGTTTTTGACCCTTTTTTAGATAATAAAACAGATAATCCTATTATGATTATTGGAGAAGCGCCAGGCGAAAATGAGGTAAAGCAAAAATCTCCATTTGTTGGAAAAGCAGGAGAAAATTTAAATTATTTAATCTCTCTTAGTGGTCTTAATAGAAAAAAGCATTTTTTAATTACTAATGCATTTCCTTTTAGAACAATTAATGAAAATAAAAACCGTACTCCAAAGATAAGTGAATTAAAAATTGCATCAAAACTTCTTGAAGGAGAAATAAATATTGTAAAACCAAGTCTTATTTTACTTCTTGGAAATTCTTCAATTAAAGCATTTAGTTATTTAGTTCCAGAAGTTAAAAATTTAAAAAAATGTGGATTTTATGATGTAGATACTGAAAAATTTGGAAAAATTAAAATAGGAATATGCTATCATCCATCTCCTCTTGCTTTTAATAGAAAAGAAATAAGAGAAAGTTTAGAGAAGTTTTTTAAATCTTTATACCAATTGACAATGGAAAATGGACAAAAGAAAATTATGAAATAG